Proteins from one Mycobacterium sp. HUMS_12744610 genomic window:
- a CDS encoding toxin, giving the protein MITPGDITPRRDTDQELYVVVLSNAIHLAAATGRIITCPFIPGEIPSGTMVMTVTVQQPKGVVLPELVQWFPRAALDEPIGNVGGALLADTIATVIALVS; this is encoded by the coding sequence GTGATCACCCCCGGCGACATCACGCCACGCCGCGACACCGACCAGGAACTCTACGTAGTCGTGCTGTCCAACGCGATCCACCTCGCAGCCGCTACCGGACGGATCATCACCTGCCCCTTCATTCCAGGTGAAATCCCCAGCGGCACAATGGTTATGACCGTCACGGTGCAGCAACCCAAAGGGGTTGTCCTGCCGGAGCTCGTTCAGTGGTTTCCGCGTGCGGCCCTCGACGAACCGATCGGCAACGTCGGCGGCGCACTACTCGCCGACACGATCGCAACCGTCATCGCCCTCGTTTCCTGA
- a CDS encoding SEC-C metal-binding domain-containing protein has protein sequence MSEDDLLDVLEADGVDLGIDAEEVLDGVLHEHTELVMPLLDERWVWLPSLLEGRIFTHRLSETEASHDILTWRPDLTPVSILTEMATFQRLVDGSPLSDVFPMLDSEVLAARGVSPQAVDPAGALLLPAGRLAALGVGAGDLVGVRVGADGFELVGVSETVSCSVGAALSAMLDERPGRAEMLDVATWTVCADDDGLFREPAAPLSELLAASGLAHDGDLVARDDCDFAAARLAERLEVVKARYELDDDEALAVLAVVKLHEQTLDVVAVARAHLDDAGGPDLAEIAAQAAPAGALAAPDGISVRAALGLLAEPAVAAAALAEIGADDEASATALGVFAESAEPLAPRAARPALRWMQAKAHETLGDVEKAEAALQAAESLDPSWPLTLRDLARYAGDRGDAERGLLLLRRAGVASDDHLQHVLESFRPAPRADLGRNQRCWCGSGRKYKVCHLNREQLPLEERAAWLYQKAAIDLLEGRFVALLLEAASARSQHWDSPGSLVDGLRDALVADVVLFEGGAFAEFVGTRGFLLPDDERSLAEQWLLVQRSVYEVLDVSRGQGFTLRDVRTGDVHEVRERAGSMHVQAGEFYCARVVPAGETMQVFGGLEPVSLGERDRLIALLDEEPDPVGLVAALSRRFAPPVLLNTEGEPLTMCDAVLRAADPGELARGLDGLYEREEGQSGDATAWFEHVVTDGMQRIRAHLELTGDELRVHANSVERFDRVLAAVRALDSPVSVLSETREPLGDLRDVQRLAGDAAEGGVIEEGVDAAADPALAAALEEMIHTYEAAWLDEPIPALAGHTPRQCADDPTRRPDLIRLLDSFPPDTGRPGTMSPARLRAALGLD, from the coding sequence ATGAGTGAGGACGATCTGCTGGACGTGCTCGAAGCCGACGGCGTCGACCTGGGAATCGACGCCGAGGAAGTGCTCGACGGTGTTCTCCACGAACACACCGAGTTGGTGATGCCGTTGCTCGACGAGAGGTGGGTCTGGCTCCCGAGTTTGCTCGAAGGCAGGATTTTCACCCATCGCCTCAGTGAAACCGAGGCCAGTCACGACATCCTCACCTGGCGGCCCGACTTGACGCCGGTGTCGATCCTGACGGAGATGGCGACCTTTCAGCGGCTCGTCGACGGTTCGCCGCTGAGCGACGTGTTTCCGATGTTGGACAGCGAGGTCCTGGCCGCCCGCGGCGTGTCCCCGCAAGCAGTCGACCCCGCCGGAGCGTTGCTACTGCCGGCCGGACGCCTCGCCGCGCTCGGTGTGGGTGCCGGTGACCTGGTCGGGGTGCGCGTCGGGGCGGACGGGTTCGAGCTGGTCGGGGTCTCGGAGACGGTTTCGTGCAGCGTCGGTGCGGCGCTGTCGGCGATGCTCGACGAGCGGCCCGGCCGGGCCGAGATGCTCGATGTCGCGACGTGGACGGTATGCGCCGATGACGACGGCCTTTTCCGCGAGCCGGCAGCACCGCTGAGCGAGCTGCTCGCCGCGAGCGGGTTGGCTCACGACGGGGATCTGGTCGCACGGGATGACTGCGACTTCGCCGCGGCGCGGCTGGCCGAACGGCTCGAAGTGGTCAAGGCGCGCTACGAACTTGACGACGACGAGGCGCTGGCCGTGCTGGCGGTCGTCAAGCTGCACGAACAGACCCTCGACGTGGTCGCCGTGGCGCGCGCCCACCTCGATGACGCGGGCGGGCCCGACCTCGCCGAGATCGCCGCGCAAGCCGCCCCGGCAGGTGCGCTCGCCGCGCCCGACGGCATCAGCGTGCGCGCCGCTTTGGGGTTGCTGGCCGAGCCGGCCGTGGCCGCCGCCGCGCTGGCGGAGATCGGCGCGGACGACGAGGCCTCGGCGACGGCCTTGGGTGTCTTCGCCGAGTCCGCCGAGCCGCTGGCCCCGCGTGCTGCGCGCCCGGCCTTGCGCTGGATGCAAGCCAAGGCACACGAGACGCTCGGGGATGTCGAAAAGGCCGAGGCGGCGCTGCAGGCCGCCGAGTCGCTGGACCCGTCGTGGCCGTTGACGCTGCGGGACTTGGCGCGCTACGCCGGCGATCGGGGGGACGCCGAGCGGGGGCTCTTGTTGCTGCGTCGCGCGGGGGTAGCCTCCGACGACCATTTGCAGCACGTGCTCGAGAGCTTCCGGCCCGCCCCCCGTGCCGACCTTGGCCGCAATCAGCGGTGTTGGTGCGGTTCGGGGCGTAAATACAAGGTGTGTCACCTCAACCGCGAGCAGTTGCCGCTGGAGGAGCGGGCGGCCTGGCTGTATCAGAAAGCGGCTATCGATCTGTTGGAAGGCCGCTTTGTGGCGCTGCTCCTGGAGGCCGCCTCCGCCCGGTCGCAGCACTGGGACTCGCCCGGTTCGCTCGTCGACGGGCTCCGGGATGCGCTGGTCGCCGACGTGGTGCTGTTCGAGGGAGGGGCGTTTGCCGAGTTCGTCGGTACCCGCGGCTTTCTGTTGCCCGACGACGAGCGGTCGCTGGCCGAGCAGTGGCTGCTCGTGCAGCGGTCGGTGTACGAAGTGCTCGACGTGTCGCGGGGGCAGGGGTTCACGTTGCGCGACGTGCGCACCGGCGACGTGCATGAGGTGCGTGAACGGGCCGGCAGCATGCACGTCCAGGCCGGTGAATTCTATTGCGCCAGAGTTGTTCCCGCGGGGGAGACGATGCAGGTGTTTGGCGGGTTGGAGCCGGTTTCTCTCGGGGAGCGTGACCGGTTGATCGCGCTGCTCGATGAGGAGCCCGATCCGGTCGGCCTCGTCGCGGCGCTGTCGCGGCGATTCGCGCCGCCGGTGCTGCTCAACACCGAGGGGGAGCCGCTGACGATGTGCGATGCGGTGCTGCGCGCCGCCGACCCGGGCGAGCTGGCCCGCGGGCTCGACGGCCTCTACGAACGCGAGGAGGGTCAGTCGGGAGACGCGACGGCGTGGTTCGAGCATGTCGTCACCGACGGCATGCAGCGGATTCGGGCGCACCTGGAGCTCACCGGCGACGAGCTCCGCGTGCACGCCAACAGCGTGGAACGCTTCGATCGGGTTCTGGCCGCTGTGCGCGCGCTCGATTCGCCGGTGAGTGTGCTTAGCGAGACCCGTGAGCCACTCGGCGATCTGCGCGACGTCCAGCGGCTCGCCGGCGACGCTGCAGAGGGTGGGGTGATCGAGGAAGGCGTCGACGCGGCCGCCGATCCGGCACTCGCCGCGGCCCTCGAGGAGATGATCCACACCTATGAGGCGGCCTGGCTCGACGAACCGATCCCTGCCCTGGCTGGTCACACACCCCGGCAGTGCGCCGACGATCCGACCCGGCGCCCGGACCTGATCCGCCTGCTCGACTCGTTCCCCCCGGACACGGGCCGGCCCGGAACCATGAGTCCGGCACGGCTGCGTGCGGCGCTCGGGCTGGATTGA
- a CDS encoding serine hydrolase domain-containing protein, whose amino-acid sequence MTVETRVDRRGVSHPDDPDAGHRVSGAADSHFNCVVRSFASMFPARRLGGGALAVYLDGQPVVDVWTGWSDRGGHTPWSADSAPMVFSATKGMAATVIHRLADRGLIDYEAPVAEYWPAFGANGKAYLTVRDVMRHAAGLSGLRGATQEDLLDHIAMEERLAAAPPGRLLGKSAYHALTFGWLMSGLGRAVTGKGMRALIREELAAPLGTDGLHLGRPPAGAPTRVAEIVMPQNMVGNPVANFVLRKVANEMSGAYRSMYFPGIIDVVKGDNAMLDAEMPAANGVATARGLARMYGAIANGGEIDGIRFLSPELVAALTGRKSLWPDRNLYVPLAFHLGYHSLPIGNIMPGFGHVGLGGSVGWTNPADGIAFALVHNRLLTPLVMTDHAAFVGIYALMRQAAARARKHGFAPVPEFGAPYSQPGAAVG is encoded by the coding sequence GTGACGGTGGAAACACGAGTCGATCGCCGCGGGGTCTCCCACCCCGATGACCCCGACGCAGGTCATCGCGTGTCCGGCGCGGCGGACTCACATTTCAATTGCGTCGTTCGCAGTTTCGCCAGCATGTTCCCGGCGCGCCGGCTCGGCGGCGGCGCCCTGGCGGTATACCTCGACGGCCAGCCGGTGGTGGACGTATGGACGGGCTGGTCCGACCGGGGCGGGCACACGCCGTGGTCGGCGGACAGCGCCCCGATGGTGTTCTCGGCGACCAAGGGCATGGCGGCCACGGTCATCCACCGCCTCGCCGACCGGGGGCTGATCGACTACGAGGCGCCGGTGGCCGAGTACTGGCCGGCGTTCGGGGCCAACGGCAAGGCGTACCTGACGGTGCGCGACGTGATGCGGCACGCCGCCGGCCTGTCGGGTCTGCGCGGCGCCACCCAGGAAGACCTGCTCGACCACATCGCGATGGAGGAGCGGCTGGCCGCGGCGCCGCCGGGGCGCCTGCTGGGCAAGTCGGCCTATCACGCGCTGACGTTCGGCTGGCTGATGTCGGGGCTGGGCCGGGCGGTGACCGGGAAGGGCATGCGTGCGCTGATCCGCGAGGAGCTCGCCGCGCCGCTGGGCACCGACGGGCTGCACCTGGGCCGGCCGCCGGCCGGAGCGCCGACGCGGGTGGCCGAGATCGTCATGCCGCAGAACATGGTCGGCAATCCGGTGGCGAACTTCGTGCTGCGCAAGGTCGCCAACGAGATGTCCGGCGCATACCGCTCGATGTATTTCCCGGGCATCATCGATGTCGTCAAGGGCGACAACGCGATGCTGGACGCCGAGATGCCCGCGGCCAACGGGGTGGCGACGGCCCGCGGTCTGGCGCGCATGTACGGTGCGATCGCCAACGGCGGCGAGATCGACGGTATCCGGTTCTTGTCCCCGGAGCTCGTCGCCGCCCTGACCGGGCGCAAGAGCCTGTGGCCGGACCGAAACCTCTACGTGCCGTTGGCTTTCCACCTGGGCTACCACAGCCTGCCGATCGGCAACATCATGCCGGGCTTCGGTCACGTCGGGTTGGGCGGTTCGGTCGGCTGGACCAATCCCGCCGACGGGATCGCGTTCGCTCTGGTGCACAACCGGCTCCTGACGCCGCTGGTGATGACCGATCACGCCGCGTTCGTCGGGATCTATGCACTGATGCGCCAGGCCGCCGCCAGGGCCCGCAAGCACGGCTTCGCGCCGGTGCCCGAGTTCGGCGCCCCCTACTCCCAGCCGGGGGCCGCCGTCGGCTGA
- a CDS encoding patatin-like phospholipase family protein yields the protein MEDDNEMREPKHADVVLSGGGVKFIGLVGAIVALMDAGYSFKRVSGVSGGSVVAAVLAAASKGEQLTSQEIKELALSVPLSKWRDAPPVPFIGAAWGLLRETSMYRGDFAHEWVRSELKNLGVETFGDLYLDEDDLPDLRRSRLVVTVADVTAAQLVRLPWDYRRLYGLDADEQSVADAVRASMAIPFFYRPVTLVSATGRPSTLVDGGVLSNFPIDTFDRLDGKAPRRPTFGITVVPRIAEGIGEVMPALRPLRFFEQTSLLESLLTTMLVGHDQTQLNQPWVRSRAILVESTDVGVLDFSASRQRLEQLFDKGYEAAQDFLSTWDWSTYRERFRWPNTAPSQ from the coding sequence ATGGAAGACGACAACGAGATGCGCGAGCCGAAACATGCGGACGTCGTCCTTTCTGGTGGGGGTGTCAAGTTCATCGGCCTGGTCGGTGCCATCGTCGCCCTCATGGATGCCGGCTATTCGTTCAAGAGGGTGTCCGGCGTCTCTGGCGGCTCGGTCGTCGCGGCGGTTCTTGCGGCCGCATCCAAGGGTGAACAGCTGACGAGCCAGGAGATCAAGGAACTGGCGCTGTCGGTGCCGCTGAGCAAATGGCGCGACGCACCGCCTGTCCCTTTCATCGGAGCGGCTTGGGGCCTGCTGCGGGAGACGAGCATGTATCGCGGCGACTTCGCCCATGAGTGGGTACGCAGCGAGCTGAAGAACCTGGGTGTCGAGACTTTCGGTGACCTCTACCTCGATGAAGACGACCTGCCGGACTTGCGCCGTAGCAGGCTGGTGGTCACCGTCGCGGACGTGACGGCAGCCCAACTGGTGCGGCTGCCATGGGATTACCGGCGGCTCTACGGGCTCGACGCCGATGAACAATCCGTTGCCGACGCGGTGCGCGCTTCGATGGCGATTCCGTTCTTCTACCGACCGGTCACCCTGGTCAGCGCCACCGGGCGGCCATCCACCCTGGTCGACGGCGGTGTGCTGTCGAATTTTCCGATCGACACCTTCGACCGTCTCGATGGCAAGGCGCCCCGCCGGCCCACGTTCGGGATCACGGTGGTACCCAGAATCGCCGAGGGAATCGGTGAAGTGATGCCCGCTCTGAGGCCACTCCGCTTCTTCGAGCAGACTTCGCTATTGGAGAGCCTGCTCACCACCATGCTGGTCGGTCATGACCAGACCCAGCTGAACCAGCCGTGGGTCCGTTCCCGCGCCATCCTGGTCGAATCGACCGACGTCGGCGTGCTCGACTTCAGCGCGTCCCGCCAGCGTCTGGAACAGCTTTTCGACAAGGGTTATGAGGCGGCGCAGGACTTCCTGTCCACGTGGGATTGGTCTACCTATCGCGAGCGCTTCCGGTGGCCCAACACGGCGCCGTCCCAGTGA
- the meaB gene encoding methylmalonyl Co-A mutase-associated GTPase MeaB: protein MSPQAVEELAAAVRGGDRAALPRAITLLESTRPDHHEQAQQLLLELMPDAGGAHRVGITGVPGAGKSTTIEALGMYLIERGHRVGVLAVDPSSTRTGGSILGDKTRMARLAVHDDAYVRPSPTSGTLGGVAKATRETIVLLEAAGFDVILIETVGVGQSEVAVANMVDTFVLLTLARSGDSLQGIKKGALELADIVVVNKADGEHLAEARSAARELSAAIRLIHAGEILWRPPVLTMSATEGTGLAELWDTIERHRRVLTEAGDFEERRRAQQVDWTWQMVRDTVLDRVLSNPAVRKIRADIERQVKAGELTPALAAQQILAAMAQ from the coding sequence ATGAGTCCGCAAGCGGTCGAGGAGCTGGCCGCCGCGGTCCGCGGCGGTGACCGGGCGGCGCTGCCGCGGGCCATCACGTTGCTGGAGTCGACTCGGCCCGATCATCACGAGCAGGCCCAGCAGCTGCTGCTGGAGCTGATGCCCGACGCGGGCGGCGCCCACCGGGTGGGCATCACCGGCGTGCCGGGGGCGGGCAAGTCCACCACCATCGAGGCCCTCGGTATGTACCTGATCGAGCGCGGCCACCGGGTGGGGGTGCTGGCCGTGGACCCGTCGTCGACGCGCACCGGCGGGTCGATCCTGGGCGACAAGACCCGGATGGCGCGGCTGGCGGTGCACGACGACGCCTACGTGCGGCCGTCCCCGACGTCGGGCACGTTGGGCGGTGTGGCAAAGGCGACGCGGGAGACGATCGTGCTGCTGGAGGCGGCCGGGTTCGACGTGATCCTGATCGAGACCGTCGGCGTCGGGCAGTCGGAGGTGGCGGTCGCCAACATGGTGGACACCTTCGTGCTGCTGACCCTGGCGCGCAGCGGCGACTCGCTGCAGGGCATCAAGAAGGGTGCCCTGGAGCTGGCCGACATCGTGGTCGTCAACAAGGCCGACGGGGAGCACCTGGCCGAGGCGCGGTCGGCCGCGCGGGAGCTCTCCGCGGCGATCCGGTTGATCCATGCAGGTGAAATTCTTTGGCGGCCGCCGGTTCTCACGATGAGCGCAACCGAGGGCACCGGCCTGGCCGAGCTTTGGGACACGATCGAGCGGCATCGCCGGGTGCTCACCGAGGCCGGCGACTTCGAGGAGCGCCGGCGTGCCCAGCAGGTCGACTGGACCTGGCAGATGGTGCGCGACACGGTGCTGGACCGGGTGCTGTCCAACCCGGCGGTGCGCAAGATCCGCGCCGACATCGAGCGCCAGGTCAAGGCGGGGGAGCTGACGCCGGCGCTGGCCGCCCAGCAGATTCTGGCAGCGATGGCGCAGTAA
- the scpA gene encoding methylmalonyl-CoA mutase has translation MTASTSVIGSFADVPLQGDRAGRPPAAAVDRDDSWHTPEGIDVKPVYVAADRAAAQAEGYPLHSFPGEPPFIRGPYPTMYVNQPWTIRQYAGFSTAADSNAFYRRNLAAGQKGLSVAFDLATHRGYDSDHPRVQGDVGMAGVAIDSILDMRQLFDGIDLSAVSVSMTMNGAVLPILALYVVAAEEQGVPPEKLAGTIQNDILKEFMVRNTYIYPPKPSMRIISDIFAYTSAKMPKFNSISISGYHIQEAGATADLELAYTLADGVDYIKAGLDAELDIDKFAPRLSFFWGIGMNFFMEVAKLRAGRLLWSELVAGFGAKNPKSLSLRTHSQTSGWSLTAQDAFNNVARTCIEAMAATQGHTQSLHTNALDEALALPTDFSARIARNTQLLLQQESGTTRPIDPWGGSYYVEWLTHRLAQKARAHLTEIAEYGGMAQAISEGIPKMRIEEAAARTQARIDSGQQPVIGVNKYQVDEDTEIEVLKVENSRVRAEQLAKLRELRASRDQAACDAALAELTRAAAAHGRAGADGLGNNLLALSIAAARAKATVGEISDALEKVYGRHQAEIRTIAGVYRDEAGKATNIATATELVEKFAEADGRRPRILVAKMGQDGHDRGQKVIATAFADIGFDVDVGSLFSTPEEVARQAADNDVHVIGVSSLAAGHLTLVPALRDALVQVGRPDIMIVVGGVIPPGDFDELYAAGAAAIFPPGTVIADAAIGLLHKLAERLGYDLGQ, from the coding sequence ATGACCGCAAGCACCTCAGTGATCGGCAGTTTCGCCGACGTCCCGCTGCAGGGCGACCGCGCCGGGCGGCCACCGGCCGCCGCGGTGGATCGGGACGACAGCTGGCACACCCCGGAGGGCATCGACGTCAAGCCGGTCTACGTCGCCGCCGACCGCGCCGCCGCGCAGGCCGAGGGGTATCCGCTGCACAGCTTCCCCGGCGAGCCGCCGTTCATCCGCGGGCCCTACCCGACGATGTACGTCAACCAGCCCTGGACGATTCGCCAGTACGCCGGGTTCTCCACCGCGGCGGACTCCAACGCGTTCTACCGGCGCAACCTGGCCGCCGGCCAGAAGGGCCTGTCGGTGGCCTTCGACCTGGCCACTCACCGCGGCTACGACTCCGACCACCCGCGCGTTCAGGGTGACGTCGGAATGGCCGGTGTGGCAATCGATTCCATCCTCGACATGCGGCAGCTGTTCGACGGCATCGACCTGTCGGCGGTCAGCGTGTCGATGACGATGAACGGGGCCGTGCTGCCGATCCTGGCGCTGTACGTGGTGGCCGCCGAGGAGCAGGGGGTGCCGCCGGAGAAGCTGGCCGGCACCATCCAGAACGACATCCTCAAAGAGTTCATGGTGCGCAACACCTACATCTATCCGCCCAAGCCGTCGATGCGCATCATCTCCGACATCTTCGCCTACACCAGCGCCAAGATGCCGAAGTTCAACTCCATCTCGATCTCCGGCTACCACATCCAAGAGGCCGGTGCCACAGCCGATTTGGAGTTGGCCTACACGCTGGCCGACGGGGTGGACTACATCAAGGCCGGCCTGGACGCCGAGCTGGACATCGACAAGTTCGCGCCCCGGCTGTCGTTCTTCTGGGGTATCGGGATGAACTTCTTCATGGAGGTCGCCAAGCTGCGCGCCGGGCGACTGCTGTGGAGCGAGCTGGTCGCCGGGTTCGGCGCGAAGAACCCCAAATCGCTTTCGCTGCGCACACACTCGCAGACCTCGGGCTGGTCGCTGACCGCCCAGGACGCCTTCAACAACGTGGCGCGCACCTGCATCGAGGCGATGGCCGCCACCCAGGGCCACACCCAGTCGCTGCACACCAACGCCCTCGACGAGGCGCTGGCCCTGCCGACGGATTTCTCGGCGCGCATCGCCCGCAACACCCAGTTGTTGTTGCAGCAGGAGTCGGGCACCACCCGCCCGATTGACCCCTGGGGCGGTTCGTATTACGTGGAGTGGCTGACCCACCGGCTCGCGCAGAAGGCTCGTGCGCACCTGACCGAGATCGCCGAGTACGGCGGGATGGCCCAGGCCATCAGCGAGGGCATCCCCAAGATGCGCATCGAGGAGGCCGCCGCCCGCACCCAGGCCCGCATCGACTCGGGTCAGCAGCCGGTGATCGGGGTCAACAAGTACCAGGTCGACGAGGACACCGAGATCGAGGTCCTCAAGGTCGAGAACAGCCGGGTGCGCGCCGAGCAGCTGGCCAAGCTGCGGGAGTTGCGGGCGAGCCGGGACCAGGCGGCCTGCGACGCCGCCCTGGCCGAGCTGACGCGCGCGGCCGCCGCCCACGGCCGCGCCGGTGCGGACGGGCTGGGCAACAACCTGCTGGCGCTGTCCATCGCCGCGGCGCGGGCCAAAGCGACCGTCGGGGAGATCTCCGACGCCCTGGAGAAGGTGTACGGGCGGCACCAGGCGGAGATCCGTACCATCGCCGGGGTCTACCGTGACGAAGCCGGAAAGGCCACCAACATCGCCACCGCAACCGAGTTGGTCGAGAAGTTCGCCGAGGCCGACGGCCGCCGGCCCCGGATCCTGGTGGCCAAGATGGGGCAGGACGGCCACGACCGCGGCCAGAAGGTGATCGCGACGGCGTTCGCCGACATCGGCTTCGACGTCGACGTCGGCTCGCTGTTCTCCACCCCCGAGGAGGTGGCCCGTCAGGCCGCCGACAACGACGTGCACGTCATCGGGGTGTCCTCGCTGGCCGCGGGCCACCTGACGCTGGTGCCGGCGCTGCGCGACGCGCTGGTGCAGGTGGGCCGGCCCGACATCATGATCGTGGTCGGCGGGGTCATCCCGCCCGGCGACTTCGACGAGCTCTATGCCGCCGGGGCCGCCGCGATCTTCCCGCCCGGCACGGTGATCGCCGACGCCGCGATCGGCCTGCTGCACAAGCTGGCCGAGCGGCTGGGCTACGACCTGGGCCAGTGA
- the mutA gene encoding methylmalonyl-CoA mutase small subunit, translated as MSVDVPTEVPAEPAAGQEALARWRTAVAGVLAKSARRDPAELGEEPERSLDTPTYDGFAVRALYTAFDELPEPPLPGEWPYVRGGDAARDVNAGWKVAEVFPRPGADDGNAAVLAALNDGVSALLVRVGESGVAPGQLGGLLAGVHLDLAPLILDAGADYAAACDAVLELVDRLDAGATPAVDLGADPLSAALGGRPSCPVEDVMAVAGRTAGRRGVRAITVDGPAFHNLGASAAWELAGSLAAAVAYLRMLVESGIPVGDALRQISFRLAADDDQFMTIAKLRAVRRLWARVAEVAGDADGGAAVLHAETSLPMMTQRDPWVNMLRTTVAAFAAGVGGADTVLVHPFDVAIPAGFPGVSASFARRIARNTQLLLLEESHVGRVLDPAGGSWFVEELTDELARDAWGHFQEIESRGGFADARGYLAGQIAAVAARRAEDIAHRRTAITGVNEFPNLAEAALPQQDSTPTVARYAAAFEALRDRSDSFLARTGARPRALLLPLGPLAEHNIRATFAANLLASGGIEAVNPGPLDAAGVAQAVSDAGSSEVAVICGTDKRYGEEAAGVVAAARGAGVARVYLAGPEKAMGDAEPRPDEYLTAKIDAVEALSNLLTRLGA; from the coding sequence GTGTCCGTGGACGTACCAACGGAGGTACCTGCCGAACCAGCAGCCGGTCAGGAAGCGCTGGCGCGCTGGCGCACCGCGGTCGCGGGTGTGCTGGCCAAGAGCGCCCGGCGTGACCCCGCGGAGCTGGGTGAGGAACCCGAGCGCTCGCTGGACACCCCGACCTATGACGGGTTTGCCGTCCGGGCGCTCTACACCGCCTTCGACGAGCTGCCCGAGCCGCCGCTGCCCGGCGAGTGGCCCTACGTGCGCGGTGGCGACGCGGCGCGCGACGTCAACGCCGGCTGGAAGGTCGCCGAGGTGTTCCCCAGGCCCGGCGCCGACGACGGCAACGCGGCGGTGCTGGCCGCGCTCAACGACGGGGTCAGCGCGCTGCTGGTCCGGGTGGGGGAGTCCGGCGTGGCACCCGGGCAGCTCGGCGGCCTGCTCGCCGGCGTGCACCTGGACCTGGCGCCGCTGATCCTGGACGCGGGCGCCGACTATGCGGCGGCCTGCGACGCGGTGCTGGAGCTGGTCGACCGGCTGGATGCCGGCGCGACGCCGGCGGTGGACCTGGGCGCCGACCCGCTGAGCGCGGCGCTGGGTGGCCGGCCGTCGTGCCCGGTGGAGGACGTGATGGCGGTCGCGGGCCGGACAGCCGGGCGCCGCGGCGTGCGGGCGATCACCGTCGACGGACCGGCCTTTCACAACCTGGGCGCCAGCGCGGCGTGGGAACTGGCCGGCAGCCTGGCGGCCGCGGTGGCCTACCTGCGGATGCTCGTCGAATCGGGGATCCCGGTCGGCGACGCGCTGCGCCAGATCAGCTTCCGGCTGGCTGCCGACGACGACCAGTTCATGACGATCGCCAAGCTGCGGGCCGTTCGCCGGCTGTGGGCGCGGGTCGCCGAGGTGGCCGGTGACGCCGACGGCGGCGCGGCGGTGCTGCACGCCGAGACCTCGCTGCCGATGATGACCCAGCGCGACCCGTGGGTGAACATGCTGCGCACCACGGTGGCCGCGTTCGCCGCGGGTGTCGGCGGCGCCGACACCGTCCTGGTGCACCCGTTCGACGTCGCGATCCCGGCCGGCTTCCCGGGCGTATCGGCCAGCTTCGCGCGCCGCATCGCGCGCAACACCCAACTGCTGCTGCTCGAGGAGTCCCACGTCGGGCGGGTGCTGGATCCCGCCGGCGGCTCGTGGTTCGTCGAAGAACTCACCGACGAGCTGGCCCGCGACGCCTGGGGGCACTTCCAGGAGATCGAGTCCCGCGGCGGGTTCGCCGACGCCCGCGGCTACCTCGCCGGGCAGATCGCCGCGGTGGCCGCGCGCCGCGCCGAGGACATCGCGCACCGCCGCACCGCGATCACCGGCGTCAACGAGTTCCCGAACCTGGCCGAGGCGGCTCTGCCGCAACAGGATTCGACGCCGACGGTGGCCCGCTACGCCGCCGCGTTCGAGGCGCTGCGGGACCGCTCGGATTCCTTCCTGGCCCGTACCGGCGCCCGCCCGCGGGCGCTGCTGTTGCCGCTGGGCCCGCTGGCCGAGCACAACATCCGGGCGACGTTCGCCGCCAACCTGCTGGCCTCCGGCGGGATCGAGGCGGTCAACCCCGGGCCGCTCGACGCCGCCGGTGTCGCGCAGGCCGTGTCCGACGCCGGTTCTTCGGAGGTGGCGGTCATCTGTGGCACCGACAAGCGCTACGGGGAGGAGGCGGCGGGCGTCGTGGCGGCGGCCCGCGGCGCCGGCGTGGCGAGGGTGTACCTAGCCGGGCCGGAGAAGGCGATGGGCGATGCCGAGCCCCGGCCCGACGAGTACCTGACCGCGAAAATCGATGCGGTCGAAGCCCTGTCGAATCTGCTCACCCGATTGGGGGCGTAG